One genomic segment of Belonocnema kinseyi isolate 2016_QV_RU_SX_M_011 chromosome 2, B_treatae_v1, whole genome shotgun sequence includes these proteins:
- the LOC117168244 gene encoding uncharacterized protein LOC117168244 — protein sequence MKFLFVAAFLGLVAITLAGPLPDALTAFQGEKIDEPVKVEDVKDTRDKRGVLVTSYATAPISAPVAYTSFAGPAPVAYAGLPVSYVQSYPSVVGYNSYPSYVVV from the coding sequence GTTGCTGCATTCCTTGGTTTGGTGGCCATCACTTTAGCTGGACCCCTTCCCGATGCTCTTACAGCTTTCCAAGGTGAAAAGATAGATGAGCCAGTCAAAGTGGAAGATGTAAAAGATACTAGAGATAAGAGAGGAGTGCTGGTCACATCTTATGCGACTGCGCCAATTTCTGCTCCGGTTGCATACACTTCTTTCGCAGGACCTGCACCGGTTGCTTATGCTGGCCTTCCCGTCTCCTATGTTCAATCTTATCCATCAGTTGTCGGCTACAACTCCTATCCTTCCTACGTGGTAGTTTAA